In Pyrus communis chromosome 8, drPyrComm1.1, whole genome shotgun sequence, one genomic interval encodes:
- the LOC137742095 gene encoding zinc finger CCCH domain-containing protein 55-like, producing MGSYELTNVLFSKIKTLDPENAIKIMGYLLIQDFAEKDLIRLAYGPETLLQSLILRAKIQLGLLANSSSASSTPSSPSPLNPIARPTNGNPFSQSSPRIPNGFDFGKTPSSPSSNSWPLSGFPSNSVSPKASPLLSYDNIRAGSFSLPVHSHQFSKDGGGGGGGGGDGWPGSDLIEEHQLNEYLSFLNESSSSSRPEDFIDPRPELGHGLPDWAHSVNNGDTHLHRRSYSASDACLGSEDPALGVGFKPCLYFARGFCKNGSNCKFVHSGFADSDGSGAIVGSPSNLDGFEQHEEMMRLKAQQQRLAAASQFMAGASPSSYNKYMNFLLQQQNDPQRVAAMMMGEELYKFGRCRPDRNELLAMASVEKASSASRQIYLTFPAESTFRDEDVSEYFSKFGPVQDVRIPYQQKRMFGFVTFVYPETVRLILSKGNPHFICDSRVLVKPYKEKGKILDKRQQQQQHLERGEFSPCLSPGGLDSRDPYDLPLGGRMFYNTQEMLLRRKLEEQVELQQAIELQGRRLMSLQLPDWKNDRLPHHHRSLSVGAHGPPLSPYSHAQINQNILPFDSIEQEVAEDHSDTPAASISVTGAVAELQQQLQMEDNLALTHNNVNGNGNGNGKDKEQGPNLDAPNLHKSVEQVLPDSLFASPTNSAGDHLSALSTAVPKINDTAFTTENNTSSSSSSVNAAGFIASH from the exons ATGGGTTCCTATGAACTTACAAACGTACTCTTCTCGAAGATCAAAACTTTAGACCCAGAAAATGCTATCAAAATCATGGGTTATCTTCTCATTCAGGATTTCGCCGAGAAGGATTTGATTCGTTTGGCGTATGGTCCGGAGACCCTTTTGCAGTCGCTGATTCTGAGGGCTAAAATCCAGTTGGGACTTTTGGCAAACAGTTCGTCTGCATCGTCCACTCCTTCGTCTCCCTCACCGTTAAACCCCATAGCCAGACCAACCAACGGCAACCCATTTTCTCAGTCCTCTCCTAGAATACCAAACGGCTTTGACTTTGGAAAAACCCCTTCTTCGCCCTCTTCGAATTCCTGGCCGCTTTCTGGCTTTCCAAGCAACTCCGTTAGCCCAAAGGCAAGCCCTTTACTCTCTTATGATAATATCCGGGCCGGGTCCTTTTCCCTTCCAGTACATTCACACCAGTTCAGTaaggatggtggtggtggtggtggtggtggtggtgatggttggCCGGGAAGTGACCTCATTGAGGAGCACCAACTCAACGAGTACCTCTCCTTTCTCAACGAGTCCTCTTCCTCGTCCAGGCCGGAGGATTTCATTGATCCCAGGCCCGAATTGGGGCATGGGCTTCCTGATTGGGCTCATTCGGTTAACAATGGCGACACCCATCTCCACAGAAGGAGCTATTCGGCCAGCGACGCGTGTCTCGGGTCCGAGGACCCTGCTTTGGGAGTTGGGTTCAAGCCATGTCTTTACTTTGCTAGAGGGTTTTGCAAGAATGGAAGCAATTGCAAGTTTGTGCATAGCGGTTTTGCTGATTCCGATGGTTCTGGTGCCATTGTGGGGTCTCCCAGTAATCTCGACGGTTTCGAACAGCACGAGGAGATGATGAGGTTGAAAGCCCAGCAACAGAGATTAGCTGCTGCCTCTCAGTTTATGGCTGGAGCGTCCCCTTCTTCGTACAATAAGTACATGAATTTCCTTTTGCAACAGCAGAATGATCCTCAGAG AGTTGCGGCAATGATGATGGGGGAAGAACTTTACAAGTTTGGGCGGTGTCGGCCTGATAGAAATGAACTTTTAGCAATGGCTTCTGTTGAAAAGGCAAGCTCGGCTTCAAGACAGATCTACTTGACATTCCCAGCTGAGAGCACTTTCAGAGATGAAGATGTTTCTGAATACTTCAG CAAGTTTGGGCCAGTGCAAGATGTAAGGATCCCATACCAGCAGAAGCGAATGTTTGGGTTCGTAACATTTGTCTACCCCGAAACTGTCAGGCTTATATTGTCCAAAGGAAACCCTCATTTTATATGTGATTCACGTGTGCTTGTGAAGCCCTACAAGGAGAAGGGAAAAATCCTGGATAA GAGGCAACAGCAACAACAGCATCTAGAGAGGGGAGAATTTTCACCATGTTTGAGCCCTGGTGGTCTTGATTCCAGGGATCCCTATGATCTCCCACTGG GGGGAAGAATGTTCTACAATACACAGGAGATGTTATTGAGAAGAAAATTGGAGGAGCAGGTTGAACTGCAGCAAGCCATTGAGCTACAAGGTAGAAGACTCATGAGTCTGCAGCTCCCGGACTGGAAGAATGATCGCTTACCCCATCATCACCGCAGTTTATCTGTTGGTGCTCACGGTCCTCCTTTGAGCCCTTATTCTCATGCTCAGATCAATCAAAATATCCTTCCATTTGACAGCATTGAACAAGAAGTTGCAGAAG ACCACAGTGATACTCCAGCTGCCTCAATCTCTGTGACTGGTGCAGTTGCTGAGCTGCAGCAGCAGCTTCAGATGGAAGATAATTTAGCTTTAACTCACAACAACGTCAATGGCAATGGAAATGGAAATGGCAAGGACAAGGAGCAAGGCCCGAACCTGGATGCCCCTAATCTTCATAAAAG TGTAGAGCAGGTCCTGCCTGATAGCCTCTTTGCTtctcctacaaactccgctggTGACCATCTCTCTGCCTTGTCAACCGCTGTACCCAAAATTAATGATACCGCCTTTACTACTGAAAACAACACATCATCGTCGTCGTCATCAGTCAATGCTGCTGGCTTCATTGCTTCTCATTAG